The Zygosaccharomyces rouxii strain CBS732 chromosome A complete sequence genome window below encodes:
- a CDS encoding NMT1/THI5 family protein (highly similar to uniprot|Q07748 Saccharomyces cerevisiae YDL244W THI13 Protein involved in synthesis of the thiamine precursor hydroxymethylpyrimidine (HMP) member of a subtelomeric gene family including THI5 THI11 THI12 and THI13), whose amino-acid sequence MATEKITFCLNWQAAPYHIPIYLALTKGYFKEQGLDIAVLEPSNPSDVTELIGSGKVDMGLKAMIHTLAAKARGFPVTSVASLLDEPFTGLLYLPDSGITEDFQSLRGKKIGYVGEFGKIQLDELTKHYGMTPNDYTAVRCGMNVAKYIIEGKIHAGIGIECMQQVQLEEFLKEQGRSASEAKMLRIDKLACLGCCCFCTVLYICNDEFLKKNPEKVKKFLKAIKKSTDYVLQNPEAAWNEYIDFKPALNNSLNFKQFQRCYAYFSESLYNVHRDWRKVTGYGKRLEILPPDYVSNYSNEYLTWPEPEEVSDPLEAQRLMGIHQTACREEPSFKRLALPA is encoded by the coding sequence ATGGCCACCGAAAAGATTACTTTCTGCTTAAACTGGCAAGCTGCTCCTTACCATATTCCCATTTATTTGGCCCTCACAAAGGGTTATTTCAAGGAACAAGGTCTTGATATTGCAGTTTTGGAGCCATCCAACCCATCTGATGTTACTGAATTGATTGGATCAGGTAAAGTGGACATGGGATTAAAGGCCATGATTCACACCTTGGCAGCCAAGGCTCGTGGTTTCCCAGTTACTTCTGTGGCATCATTGTTAGATGAACCTTTCACTGGTTTATTGTACTTGCCAGACAGCGGTATTACTGAAGATTTCCAATCATTGAGAGGTAAGAAAATTGGATACGTTGGTGAATTTGGTAAGATCCAATTGGACGAACTGACCAAGCACTACGGTATGACCCCTAATGATTACACTGCTGTCAGATGCGGTATGAATGTTGCTAAATACATCATTGAAGGTAAGATCCATGCAggtattggtattgaatGTATGCAACAAGtgcaattggaagaatttttgaaggaGCAAGGTAGATCTGCATCTGAAGCCAAGATGTTGagaattgataaattggcTTGCTTGGGTTGTTGCTGCTTCTGTACTGTTTTGTACATCTGCAACGACgaattcttgaagaaaaacCCTGAAAAggtcaagaaattcttgaagGCCATCAAAAAATCTACTGATTACGTTTTGCAAAATCCTGAAGCGGCCTGGAATGAATACATCGATTTCAAACCAGCcttgaacaattctttgaatttcaagcaatttcaaagatgttACGCCTACTTCTCTGAATCTCTTTACAACGTCCACAGAGACTGGAGAAAGGTTACTGGTTACGGTAAAAGATTGGAGATTCTACCACCAGACTACGTTTCCAATTACTCTAACGAATACTTGACCTGGCCGGAACCAGAAGAAGTTTCTGACCCATTGGAAGCTCAGAGATTGATGGGTATTCACCAAACCGCTTGCAGAGAGGAACCAAGCTTCAAGAGACTTGCTTTACCAGCTTGA
- the PPR1 gene encoding Ppr1p (similar to uniprot|P07272 Saccharomyces cerevisiae YLR014C PPR1 Zinc finger transcription factor containing a Zn(2)-Cys(6) binuclear cluster domain positively regulates transcription of genes involved in uracil biosynthesis activity may be modulated by interaction with Tup1p) codes for MKRTIKQVEGEEEVSRKRPSSVVVGITKSISACKRCRTKKIKCDHEFPSCKKCARANKPCVSLDPATGRDVPRSYVIFLEDRLTAMMNKLRECGVDPERVQGNIPMTSEDNPCDIELYEERLRNEHQVPHDNLLAAYLINKGTSMQQGVGIADDEETASNGGGSHISPQSGLTRSAELDESHKSITAIGSIKNNASNSYLGDSSGIPFAKLVFTAVNFRPDSVEDESDEEIKQRESQYVDYSNAETTSAFEPLWLPPREIAESFVSQYFTDSNSQLPVLHREYFLKKYFEPIYGSWNPSVSLASDHTKINTSFKLPRDCEDVQDEEPWYDSWKRRYDREENITLPDKYEIPYFFLNMVFAIGESTQVLRSDTVRVVSFKRRALQFSKALNFSPNRLESLAGTVLVAVYSLMRPNVPGVWYTMGSALRLAVDLGLHAEKLNRNYDPFTRELRRRLFWCVYSLDRQICSYFGRPFGIPEENITARYPSMLDDALITTTNDDIVDYSKMKSSMASPKVVALAMFKVRRLQANIVQVLYAPNGEVPRSFSNLESWKFEMHRSLDNWFRKEVPKTYKKMNSKFNTEFFNLNYWFTKSMLYGLSPKILTLDDYAFDVVYDSTRGSIDVFYKLCHNSKINYTWVTVHMLFMTSMTYLYSIYYSDRGIRDGRKMAENYVSKLLYVLRKLIGTCEAAKNCYNICKVLSAAMIKLRFDGNKTEENSTPRYPQVMSSNSSPVDILEGTLDMPKIKPDSFDVPLDQFFDELERVTLQSDPESTRSKFSSHDSPQLPNVNYPSLEAEDGADVERDRSANGKDGQRIIDMVTQVTTDSIWSEFFNKARSSNGFTINEDELNKGASNFPL; via the coding sequence ATGAAGAGGACGATTAAGCAAGtggaaggtgaagaagaggtGTCGAGGAAAAGGCCATCATCCGTGGTTGTTGGTATAACAAAATCTATATCAGCTTGCAAAAGGTGTCGGACTAAGAAGATTAAGTGTGATCATGAGTTTCCTAGTTGCAAGAAATGTGCTCGAGCTAATAAACCTTGTGTCTCTTTGGATCCCGCAACAGGTAGAGATGTGCCCCGGTCCTATGTGATATTTCTTGAGGATAGATTGACGGCTATGATGAATAAGTTGAGAGAATGTGGTGTAGATCCAGAGAGGGTGCAGGGAAATATCCCTATGACTAGTGAAGATAATCCCTGTGATATTGAGTTATatgaagaaagattgaGAAATGAACATCAAGTACCGCATGATAACTTACTGGCGGCTTATCTGATCAACAAGGGTACCTCTATGCAGCAAGGTGTTGGTATAgctgatgatgaggaaacAGCATCTAACGGTGGTGGTTCCCACATCTCACCGCAATCTGGACTGACGAGATCTGCAGAGTTAGACGAATCTCATAAGAGCATAACTGCGATTGGATCTATAAAGAACAATGCCTCCAATTCGTATTTGGGGGACTCATCGGGTATTCCCTTCGCTAAATTGGTATTTACAGCTGTGAATTTTAGACCGGATTCTGTAGAagatgaatctgatgaGGAGATTAAACAGCGAGAGTCCCAATATGTGGATTATTCCAATGCAGAAACTACATCTGCATTCGAACCACTATGGTTACCACCCAGAGAAATCGCAGAAAGTTTCGTTTCTCAGTATTTTACTGATTCCAATTCTCAATTGCCAGTTCTACATCGTGAATATTTCCTCaagaaatattttgaaCCCATTTACGGTTCTTGGAACCCATCAGTATCCTTAGCGTCTGATCATACGAAGATTAACACTTCTTTTAAACTTCCAAGAGATTGTGAAGATGTACAGGATGAAGAACCGTGGTATGATTCTTGGAAACGCAGATACGATAGAGAGGAAAATATTACACTTCCAGACAAATACGAGATaccatattttttcttaaACATGGTATTTGCTATTGGTGAGTCGACTCAGGTGCTCCGATCAGATACTGTTAGGGTAGTTTCCTTTAAACGGAGAGctcttcaattttctaAGGCACTTAATTTCTCACCCAACAGACTGGAATCCCTAGCAGGAACTGTCCTAGTTGCTGTTTACTCCTTGATGAGGCCTAACGTACCGGGTGTATGGTATACAATGGGATCTGCACTGAGGCTAGCTGTTGATTTGGGTTTACATGCAGAGAAGCTTAACCGAAACTATGATCCATTCACTAGGGAACTTCGTAGAAGATTGTTTTGGTGTGTTTATTCCTTAGACCGACAGATATGCTCGTATTTTGGACGTCCTTTTGGTATCCCAGAGGAAAACATTACTGCAAGATACCCGAGTATGTTGGATGATGCCCTAATTACCACTactaatgatgatattgTGGATTATTCCAAGATGAAAAGCTCAATGGCGAGCCCCAAAGTCGTTGCCTTAGCCATGTTTAAAGTGAGAAGGCTTCAGGCAAATATCGTGCAAGTACTGTATGCGCCTAACGGTGAAGTGCCTCGTAGCTTCTCTAATTTGGAGTCATGGAAGTTTGAGATGCATAGGTCGTTAGATAACTGGTTCCGCAAAGAGGTTCCAAAAACCtacaagaagatgaataGTAAATTCAATACggaatttttcaacctAAATTATTGGTTCACCAAGAGTATGTTATATGGTTTGTCaccaaagattttaacGCTTGATGACTATGCATTTGATGTAGTCTATGATAGCACTAGGGGTTCCATCGACGTTTTTTACAAACTATGCCATAACTCAAAGATCAATTATACATGGGTCACAGTTCATATGTTGTTTATGACATCTATGACATATCTTTACAGCATTTATTATTCGGATAGAGGCATACGAGATGGCAGAAAGATGGCAGAAAATTATGTTTCAAAGCTACTCTATGTCTTGAGAAAGTTAATTGGGACATGTGAAGCAGCAAAGAACTGCTATAATATTTGCAAAGTTCTATCGGCGGCAATGATTAAACTAAGGTTCGATGGGAACAAAACAGAAGAAAATAGCACGCCACGTTACCCGCAGGTAATGTCTTCCAACTCATCTCCTGTAGATATTTTGGAAGGTACTTTAGATATGCCAAAAATCAAACCTGATTCCTTCGACGTTCCCCTGGATCAGTTTTTTGACGAATTAGAAAGGGTTACTTTACAGTCGGATCCTGAATCCACTAGGAGTAAGTTTTCTAGTCATGATTCTCCGCAGTTGCCCAACGTAAATTACCCTTCACTTGAAGCTGAAGATGGTGCTGATGTGGAAAGGGACAGGTCAGCAAATGGTAAGGATGGGCAAAGAATTATAGATATGGTTACTCAGGTCACTACGGACTCCATTTGGagtgaatttttcaacaaggCACGTAGTAGTAATGGGTTTACTATTAATgaggatgaattgaataaagGTGCTAGTAATTTCCCGCTTTAA
- a CDS encoding uncharacterized protein (no similarity), with protein sequence MSQLVVDLNELEGLLPSNGSRFRVVAQLIELEYLEGTSKVILGNLPEFRYSDEGKTLKATIGTSVYESTFLQGNRVPQRGDAVSVWLVVYALGEERCWEVLELKTITTKELNRLRIFWESSWGHEFRALSSSSRRDDVADHNEKL encoded by the coding sequence ATGAGTCAATTGGTCGTGGATCTAAATGAACTTGAAGGATTATTACCGTCGAACGGTTCTAGGTTTAGAGTCGTGGCTCAATTGATAGAATTGGAATACCTCGAGGGGACTTCAAAAGTAATATTAGGAAACTTGCCAGAATTTAGATATTCTGATGAGGGTAAAACTCTTAAAGCAACTATTGGAACATCCGTCTATGAATCTACGTTTCTTCAAGGTAACCGTGTTCCTCAGAGGGGCGATGCTGTAAGTGTTTGGCTTGTAGTATATGCATTAGGGGAAGAGAGGTGCTGGGAAGTATTAGAATTGAAGACTATTACTACCAAGGAATTAAATCGATTGAGAATATTCTGGGAATCATCTTGGGGTCATGAGTTTAGAGCTCTTTCAAGTTCATCGAGAAGAGATGATGTTGCTGATCacaatgaaaaattgtga